In Rhizobium sp. ZPR4, a genomic segment contains:
- a CDS encoding extracellular solute-binding protein codes for MQALRIAAFLFFATLCNAAAAQPLYGIAMHGDPALPADFKHFPYVNPDVKKGGRISYGVVGTFDNLNPFILKSMRTTARGMWDPEFGNLVYESLMQRSSDEPFTLYGLLAQTVEWDDNRSFIQFNLNPKARWSDGQPVTPEDVIFTFQLLRDKGRPNLASPLNGVSKMEKVGEHGVLIHFNETANRETPLIISMLPILPKHAIDLDNFDRTTLSIPIGSGPYRVKSVDPGQRIVFERNPDYWGKDIPAKVGVDNYDQIVVNYFLQDTTVFESFKKGDIDIYQDGSPAHWQQAYDFPAVSSGAVVKETFRPKLPSGMLGFVFNTRRPIFADKNVRKGLALAFDFEWFNRSLASSAYTRTESYWQNSDLSSFGVPADANELSMLGPIKNHIDADVLDGTYKLPVSDGSGRDRKILRKAVNFLKQGGYTIKGERMVDSAGRQLSFEIMTQNADQERVAIAYRRSLALLGIAVTIRTVDDSQYQLRTGNYDYDMILKAYPSSLSPGTEQLGRWGSAAARVPGSFNYAGVADPDVDALMGHFLTAHSAEDFRDAVRSFDRILISGYYMVPLYHIGQQWIARRSHIAHPDVLPLYGYYLPAWWDASAQ; via the coding sequence ATGCAAGCGCTCCGGATCGCTGCCTTCCTGTTCTTCGCAACCTTGTGCAACGCCGCGGCCGCTCAGCCGCTTTACGGCATCGCCATGCACGGAGATCCGGCGCTGCCGGCAGACTTCAAGCATTTCCCTTACGTCAATCCGGATGTCAAAAAGGGCGGCCGCATCAGCTATGGCGTCGTCGGCACTTTCGACAACCTCAACCCCTTCATTCTGAAAAGCATGCGAACGACGGCGCGTGGCATGTGGGACCCGGAATTCGGCAATCTCGTCTACGAGTCGCTGATGCAGCGCTCGAGCGATGAGCCCTTCACGCTTTATGGATTGTTGGCGCAGACGGTCGAATGGGACGACAATCGCAGCTTCATCCAGTTCAACCTCAATCCGAAGGCTCGATGGTCGGACGGGCAGCCGGTCACACCGGAAGATGTGATCTTCACCTTTCAGCTTCTGCGCGATAAGGGTCGCCCCAACCTTGCATCTCCGCTGAACGGCGTCAGCAAGATGGAGAAGGTCGGCGAGCATGGCGTGCTGATCCATTTCAACGAGACGGCGAATCGCGAAACGCCGCTGATCATCTCCATGCTGCCTATCCTGCCGAAACACGCGATTGATCTCGATAATTTCGATCGCACGACGCTTAGCATCCCCATTGGCTCCGGCCCATATCGCGTCAAGAGCGTAGATCCCGGTCAGCGAATAGTCTTCGAGCGAAATCCCGACTACTGGGGCAAAGACATCCCGGCGAAGGTCGGCGTCGACAATTACGATCAGATCGTCGTCAATTACTTCCTGCAGGATACGACGGTGTTCGAATCCTTCAAGAAGGGCGATATCGACATCTATCAGGATGGCAGCCCCGCCCATTGGCAGCAGGCTTATGATTTTCCGGCCGTAAGCTCCGGCGCGGTGGTCAAGGAGACGTTTAGGCCAAAACTGCCGAGCGGCATGCTGGGCTTCGTCTTCAACACACGCCGCCCGATCTTTGCCGACAAGAACGTGCGCAAGGGCCTGGCGCTTGCTTTTGACTTCGAATGGTTCAACCGCAGCCTTGCCTCCAGCGCCTATACGCGTACAGAAAGCTACTGGCAGAACTCCGACCTCTCCTCCTTCGGCGTGCCCGCCGATGCCAACGAGCTTTCCATGCTCGGCCCGATCAAGAACCATATCGACGCAGACGTGTTAGACGGCACCTACAAGCTGCCGGTAAGCGATGGCTCCGGCCGCGACCGAAAGATCCTGCGCAAGGCCGTCAATTTCCTCAAGCAGGGCGGCTACACGATCAAGGGGGAGCGCATGGTCGACAGCGCCGGCCGCCAGCTCAGTTTCGAGATCATGACACAGAATGCGGATCAGGAACGCGTTGCCATTGCCTATCGCCGTTCCCTGGCGCTGCTCGGCATTGCCGTCACGATACGTACGGTTGACGATTCGCAATATCAGCTACGGACGGGGAACTACGATTACGACATGATCCTGAAGGCCTATCCTTCCTCGCTATCTCCCGGCACGGAGCAGCTTGGACGATGGGGATCGGCCGCAGCCAGGGTGCCGGGCAGCTTCAACTACGCTGGTGTCGCGGATCCTGACGTTGACGCGCTGATGGGACATTTCCTGACTGCCCATTCGGCCGAGGATTTCCGCGACGCGGTACGCTCCTTCGATCGCATCCTGATATCAGGCTATTATATGGTGCCGCTCTATCACATCGGCCAGCAGTGGATAGCGCGGCGCAGCCACATTGCCCATCCGGACGTGCTGCCGCTATACGGCTACTATTTGCCTGCATGGTGGGATGCCTCGGCGCAATGA
- a CDS encoding invasion associated locus B family protein produces the protein MMFKTDNKMRAGLSALALMIGAAMPAATFAQDASNAAPADGGGDPNQPRLGWYKTCTKQDDADICIVQNLIMANNGQLVTAVGLISVDGKVNRKILQISVPTARLIPPGITMQVDGGKGQKLDYAVCLPDKCTAEVPVTDAMIASLKKGTDVTFTSVNFRRAPNPIKISLTGFGAAFDGPAISDSKLAESQKSLQDSMQKKAEEARKKLEDAQKAAKQQ, from the coding sequence ATGATGTTCAAGACTGACAACAAAATGCGGGCAGGTCTCTCTGCTCTGGCTCTCATGATCGGCGCGGCCATGCCGGCTGCCACTTTTGCTCAAGATGCGTCCAACGCAGCTCCCGCTGATGGTGGCGGCGATCCCAACCAGCCGCGTCTCGGCTGGTACAAGACCTGCACCAAGCAGGACGATGCCGACATCTGCATCGTGCAGAACCTGATCATGGCAAACAACGGCCAGCTCGTCACGGCTGTCGGCCTCATCTCCGTTGACGGCAAGGTCAACCGCAAGATCCTGCAGATCTCGGTTCCGACCGCTCGCCTGATCCCGCCCGGCATCACCATGCAGGTCGATGGCGGCAAGGGCCAGAAGCTTGATTACGCCGTTTGCCTTCCGGACAAGTGCACCGCCGAAGTTCCGGTCACCGACGCGATGATCGCTTCGCTTAAGAAGGGCACCGACGTCACCTTCACCTCGGTCAACTTCCGCCGCGCTCCGAACCCGATCAAGATCTCGCTGACCGGCTTCGGCGCCGCCTTTGATGGTCCGGCCATCTCCGACAGCAAGCTTGCCGAAAGCCAGAAGAGCCTGCAGGACAGCATGCAGAAGAAGGCTGAGGAAGCTCGCAAGAAGCTGGAAGACGCGCAGAAGGCTGCCAAGCAGCAGTAA
- the hspQ gene encoding heat shock protein HspQ, with translation MKQRNAKFNIGDVVRHRMFPFRGVIFDVDPEFANTEEWWNSIPVEVRPDKDQPFYHLLAENDETEYVAYVSEQNLINDESGVPLRNPQVAQIFDRAPTGQLKPKMSFAH, from the coding sequence ATGAAACAACGCAACGCAAAATTCAATATTGGCGACGTGGTTCGACACCGGATGTTCCCCTTCCGTGGTGTCATCTTCGATGTCGATCCGGAATTCGCAAATACAGAGGAATGGTGGAATTCCATTCCCGTTGAAGTGCGGCCTGACAAGGACCAGCCCTTCTATCACCTTCTCGCCGAAAACGACGAGACGGAATATGTCGCATACGTATCGGAGCAGAACCTTATCAATGATGAGAGCGGCGTTCCCTTACGCAATCCGCAGGTCGCTCAGATTTTCGACCGTGCCCCGACGGGACAGCTCAAGCCCAAGATGAGCTTTGCCCACTAA
- the glnA gene encoding type I glutamate--ammonia ligase yields MTTASEILKQIKDNDVKFVDLRFTDPKGKLQHLTMDVICVDEDMFADGVMFDGSSIAGWKAINESDMVLMPDPDTVHMDPFFAQSTMVILCDILDPVSGEAYNRDPRGTAKKAEAYLKASGIGDTAFFGPEAEFFVFDDVKYKADPYNTGFKLDSSELPSNDDTDYETGNLGHRPRVKGGYFPVPPIDSCQDMRSEMLTVLTEMGVVVEKHHHEVAAAQHELGIKFDTLVRNADKMQIYKYVVHQVANAYGKTATFMPKPIFGDNGSGMHVHQSIWKGGKPTFAGDEYAGLSESCLYYIGGIIKHAKAINAFTNPSTNSYKRLVPGYEAPVLLAYSARNRSASCRIPFGTNPKAKRVEVRFPDPTANPYLGFAAMLMAGLDGIKNKIHPGKAMDKDLYDLPPKELKKIPTVCGSLREALESLDKDRKFLTAGGVFDDDQIDAFIELKMQEVMRFEMTPHPVEYDMYYSV; encoded by the coding sequence ATGACGACCGCAAGCGAAATTTTGAAACAAATCAAGGATAACGACGTCAAGTTCGTCGACCTGCGCTTCACGGATCCGAAGGGCAAACTCCAGCACCTCACCATGGACGTGATCTGTGTCGACGAAGACATGTTCGCCGATGGCGTCATGTTCGACGGCTCCTCGATTGCCGGTTGGAAGGCCATCAACGAATCCGACATGGTGCTGATGCCCGATCCGGACACGGTCCATATGGATCCGTTCTTCGCGCAGTCCACCATGGTTATCCTCTGCGACATCCTCGATCCGGTCTCCGGCGAAGCCTATAACCGCGATCCGCGCGGCACCGCCAAGAAGGCCGAAGCCTATCTCAAGGCCTCCGGCATCGGCGACACCGCCTTCTTCGGCCCGGAAGCCGAATTCTTCGTCTTCGACGACGTAAAATACAAGGCCGACCCGTACAACACCGGCTTCAAGCTCGATTCCAGCGAGCTGCCGTCCAACGACGACACCGACTACGAGACCGGCAACCTCGGCCACCGTCCGCGCGTCAAGGGCGGTTACTTCCCGGTTCCGCCGATCGACAGCTGCCAGGACATGCGCTCCGAGATGCTGACGGTTCTCACCGAAATGGGCGTCGTCGTCGAAAAGCATCACCACGAAGTCGCGGCCGCCCAGCACGAGCTTGGCATCAAGTTCGACACGCTGGTACGCAACGCCGACAAGATGCAGATCTACAAGTATGTCGTGCATCAGGTTGCCAATGCCTATGGCAAGACGGCAACCTTCATGCCGAAGCCGATCTTCGGCGACAACGGTTCGGGCATGCACGTTCACCAGTCGATCTGGAAGGGCGGCAAGCCGACCTTCGCCGGTGACGAGTATGCAGGCCTCTCCGAGAGCTGCCTCTATTATATCGGCGGCATCATCAAGCATGCCAAGGCGATCAACGCCTTCACCAACCCGTCGACGAACTCCTACAAGCGTCTCGTCCCGGGTTACGAAGCTCCGGTTCTGCTCGCCTATTCGGCTCGCAACCGTTCCGCATCCTGCCGCATTCCGTTCGGTACGAACCCGAAGGCAAAGCGCGTCGAAGTCCGCTTCCCTGACCCGACCGCCAACCCCTATCTCGGCTTTGCTGCCATGCTGATGGCCGGCCTCGACGGCATCAAGAACAAGATTCATCCCGGCAAGGCCATGGACAAGGATCTCTACGACCTGCCGCCGAAGGAGCTGAAGAAGATCCCGACGGTTTGCGGCTCGCTGCGCGAAGCGCTGGAAAGCCTCGACAAGGACCGCAAGTTCCTGACCGCCGGCGGCGTCTTCGACGACGATCAGATTGACGCTTTCATCGAACTGAAGATGCAGGAAGTCATGCGCTTCGAAATGACCCCGCATCCGGTCGAATACGACATGTACTATTCGGTCTGA
- a CDS encoding P-II family nitrogen regulator produces the protein MKKIEAIIKPFKLDEVKEALQEVGLQGITVTEAKGFGRQKGHTELYRGAEYVVDFLPKVKVEVVLADENAEAVIEAIRKAAQTGRIGDGKIFVSNVEEVIRIRTGETGIDAI, from the coding sequence ATGAAAAAGATCGAAGCGATCATTAAGCCCTTCAAGCTCGACGAAGTGAAGGAAGCCCTTCAAGAAGTCGGCCTGCAGGGCATCACCGTCACGGAAGCGAAGGGCTTCGGTCGTCAGAAGGGCCACACGGAGCTTTACCGTGGCGCCGAATACGTCGTCGACTTCCTACCGAAGGTGAAGGTCGAAGTTGTATTGGCGGACGAAAATGCGGAAGCGGTGATCGAGGCCATCCGCAAGGCTGCGCAAACAGGCCGTATCGGCGACGGAAAGATTTTCGTTTCCAACGTGGAAGAAGTCATTCGAATCCGCACCGGCGAAACGGGCATCGACGCCATTTAA
- a CDS encoding NAD(P)H-hydrate dehydratase, with the protein MMLPLPDLLLTPDAMSAVDSAAAASGIDSYGLMEKAGQAVAAAALRHFPGAIRYVVLCGPGNNGGDGYVAARALQQAGTAVRLFYLGDPQRLKGDAARAFADCSVEGEAIGGYFPQPGDLVIDAIFGAGLSRPVPDDVAAVIARVAEAGVPVVAVDLPSGVDGRSGQVLGAAFHAVRTVTFMTRKPGHLLLPGRDLCGELEVFDIGIPSRIVRAHADDLLAENTPAQWQAAIPSAGAETHKYKRGHLVVFSGGPNATGAARMSAMAGLKAGAGLVTIASPPDALSVNAGLLTAIMLHDVEDEVSLRTWLADKRLSTFILGPGFGASEKARQFCLALADRHLVLDADGITSFRDDPQRLFDAFAEGLTRLVLTPHEGEFGRLFPDIAADETLSKIDKARAAAARAHAAIIYKGADSVIAAPDGRALINANAPPWLATAGSGDVLAGIVGGLMAQGTPAFEAAAAGVWLHGLAGQHAGKGLTAEDLMSAVKPL; encoded by the coding sequence ATGATGTTGCCGCTCCCCGACCTGCTCCTCACGCCTGATGCCATGTCTGCCGTCGACAGCGCCGCTGCCGCCTCCGGCATCGATTCCTATGGGCTCATGGAAAAGGCGGGGCAGGCGGTGGCTGCCGCCGCACTCCGGCATTTTCCCGGCGCCATCCGATATGTCGTCCTCTGCGGGCCGGGCAACAATGGCGGCGATGGCTATGTAGCTGCCCGCGCGCTGCAACAGGCTGGAACCGCCGTGAGGCTGTTTTATCTGGGCGATCCGCAGCGGCTTAAGGGAGATGCTGCGCGCGCCTTTGCCGATTGCTCGGTCGAAGGTGAGGCGATCGGTGGCTATTTTCCTCAGCCTGGCGATCTCGTCATCGATGCGATCTTCGGCGCGGGCCTCTCCAGGCCGGTTCCGGATGATGTTGCTGCCGTCATCGCTCGCGTTGCGGAGGCAGGTGTTCCCGTGGTTGCCGTCGATCTGCCTTCCGGCGTCGACGGGCGCAGCGGCCAGGTTCTCGGCGCGGCCTTCCATGCCGTTCGCACGGTGACTTTCATGACGCGCAAGCCGGGTCATCTTCTGCTGCCGGGCCGCGACCTGTGTGGTGAGCTGGAGGTTTTCGACATCGGTATCCCCAGCCGCATCGTGCGCGCCCATGCTGACGACCTGCTCGCCGAAAATACGCCTGCGCAGTGGCAGGCGGCCATACCCTCGGCAGGTGCCGAGACGCACAAATACAAGCGAGGCCATCTCGTCGTTTTTTCCGGCGGGCCGAACGCCACGGGGGCGGCACGCATGTCGGCCATGGCCGGGTTAAAGGCCGGGGCCGGGCTCGTCACCATAGCCTCGCCGCCGGATGCGCTTAGCGTCAATGCCGGCCTTCTGACCGCAATCATGCTGCATGACGTCGAAGACGAAGTGTCGTTGCGGACATGGCTTGCCGACAAACGCCTCTCCACTTTTATTCTCGGACCGGGTTTCGGCGCGAGCGAGAAGGCGCGGCAATTCTGTCTCGCGCTTGCGGATCGCCATCTTGTGCTGGATGCGGACGGCATCACCTCGTTCCGCGACGACCCGCAGCGATTGTTCGATGCTTTCGCCGAAGGGCTGACACGATTGGTGCTGACGCCGCATGAAGGGGAGTTCGGCCGTCTTTTTCCCGATATCGCCGCCGATGAAACCTTGAGCAAGATCGACAAGGCAAGAGCGGCTGCGGCGAGAGCCCACGCCGCCATCATCTACAAGGGCGCCGATAGCGTGATTGCCGCCCCGGATGGCAGGGCCTTGATCAATGCCAACGCGCCGCCCTGGCTTGCCACGGCCGGCTCCGGCGATGTGCTCGCCGGCATTGTCGGCGGCCTGATGGCGCAAGGGACGCCGGCCTTCGAGGCGGCAGCAGCCGGTGTCTGGCTGCATGGCTTGGCAGGGCAACATGCTGGCAAGGGGCTGACGGCCGAAGATCTCATGTCGGCCGTCAAGCCGTTGTAA
- a CDS encoding DUF72 domain-containing protein, translating into MTKAGAIRTGIGGWTFEPWRGTFYPDTLKQKDELNYASRQLKVIEVNGTYYSTQKPEVFAKWAADVPDGFIFSLKATRFVTNRRILAEAGESMQKFLESGISELGDHLGPLLWQFAPTKKFDSDDFEAFLKLLPAKQDGLALKHVVEVRHDSFKVPEFVALLEKYNVAPVCAEHFDYPMIADVTADFVYARLQKGSDDIKTCYPPKDLKAWADRLKSWATGNVPDDLPLIDTKRKVKTEPRDVFAFMIHEGKVNAPPGAIALQQEVAK; encoded by the coding sequence ATGACCAAAGCGGGCGCAATCCGCACAGGCATAGGCGGCTGGACTTTCGAGCCCTGGCGCGGGACCTTCTATCCCGATACGCTGAAGCAGAAGGACGAACTCAATTACGCCAGCCGCCAGCTGAAGGTGATCGAGGTCAACGGCACCTACTACAGCACGCAGAAGCCCGAGGTCTTTGCCAAGTGGGCCGCCGATGTGCCTGATGGATTCATTTTCTCCTTGAAGGCCACCCGCTTCGTCACCAACCGCCGGATTCTTGCCGAGGCCGGCGAATCCATGCAGAAGTTTCTGGAATCCGGGATCAGCGAGCTCGGCGATCATCTCGGCCCGCTGCTCTGGCAGTTCGCGCCGACGAAGAAATTCGATTCCGACGATTTCGAGGCTTTCCTCAAGCTGCTGCCGGCGAAGCAGGACGGCCTTGCCTTGAAACACGTTGTCGAGGTCCGGCACGATTCCTTCAAGGTGCCGGAGTTCGTCGCGCTGCTCGAAAAATACAATGTCGCACCCGTTTGCGCCGAGCATTTCGACTATCCGATGATCGCCGATGTCACGGCCGATTTCGTCTATGCCCGCTTGCAGAAGGGATCGGACGATATCAAGACCTGTTATCCGCCGAAGGACCTGAAAGCCTGGGCGGATCGCCTGAAATCATGGGCCACAGGCAATGTCCCTGATGATCTGCCGCTGATCGATACCAAGCGCAAGGTCAAGACGGAACCACGCGATGTCTTTGCCTTCATGATCCACGAGGGCAAGGTGAATGCGCCGCCGGGCGCGATCGCCTTGCAGCAGGAAGTCGCGAAGTAG
- the uvrA gene encoding excinuclease ABC subunit UvrA — MSELKTISIRGAREHNLKGIDLDLPRNKLIVMTGLSGSGKSSLAFDTIYAEGQRRYVESLSAYARQFLEMMQKPDVDQIDGLSPAISIEQKTTSRNPRSTVGTVTEIYDYMRLLFARVGVPYSPVTGLPIESQTVSQMVDRVLAYEEGTRLYILAPLVRGRKGEYKKELAELMKKGFQRVKVDGQFYEIADVPALDKKYKHDIDVVVDRIVVRPDMAARLADSFETSLRLADGLAVAEFADKPLPPEETAAGGSANKSLNETHERVLFSEKFACPVSGFTIPEIEPRLFSFNNPFGACPSCDGLGSQQKIDPELIVPEPERTLRDGAIAPWAKSTSPYYNQTLEALGKHYGFKLGSRWTELSDKAKDVILNGTEDKIEFHYADGARSYTTHKNFEGIVPNLERRWKETDSAWAREEIERFMSAAPCPACNGYRLKPEALAVKIDKLHISQVAEMSIRVARDWFDALPGTFTDKQNEIAVRILKEIRDRLRFLNDVGLEYLSLSRNSGTLSGGESQRIRLASQIGSGLTGVLYVLDEPSIGLHQRDNARLLETLKHLRDIGNTVIVVEHDEDAILTADDVVDIGPAAGVHGGQVVAHGTPQDIMANPKSLTGKYLSGELGVPVPDERRKPKKGKEIKVVGARGNNLKNVTASIPLGVFTAVTGVSGGGKSTFLIETLYKSAARRVMGAREIPADHDRIDGFEHIDKVIDIDQSPIGRTPRSNPATYTGAFTPIRDWFAGLPEAKARGYQPGRFSFNVKGGRCEACQGDGVIKIEMHFLPDVYVTCDVCHGKRYNRETLDVTFKTKSIADVLDMTVEEGVDFFAAVPAVRDKLQSLKDVGLGYIKVGQQANTLSGGEAQRVKLAKELSKRSTGRTLYILDEPTTGLHFHDVAKLLEMLHELVNQGNSVVVIEHNLEVIKTADWILDFGPEGGDGGGEIVAVGTPEAIVKEKRSYTGQFLKELLERRPMKKVAAAE, encoded by the coding sequence ATGAGCGAACTAAAGACTATTTCCATACGTGGTGCGCGCGAGCACAATCTCAAGGGCATCGATCTCGACCTGCCACGCAACAAGCTGATCGTCATGACCGGCCTTTCGGGCTCCGGCAAGTCGTCGCTTGCCTTTGACACGATCTATGCCGAAGGACAGCGCCGCTATGTCGAAAGCCTTTCGGCCTATGCGCGCCAGTTCCTCGAAATGATGCAGAAGCCCGATGTCGATCAGATCGATGGTCTATCACCGGCAATCTCGATCGAGCAGAAGACGACATCGCGCAATCCGCGCTCGACGGTCGGTACGGTCACCGAAATCTACGACTATATGCGTCTGCTGTTTGCACGCGTCGGCGTTCCCTATTCCCCTGTCACGGGCCTGCCGATCGAGAGCCAGACGGTCAGTCAGATGGTCGACCGCGTGCTCGCCTATGAAGAAGGCACAAGGCTTTATATTCTGGCGCCGCTCGTGCGCGGCCGCAAGGGCGAGTACAAGAAGGAACTGGCGGAGCTCATGAAAAAGGGCTTCCAGCGTGTCAAGGTCGACGGCCAGTTCTATGAGATTGCCGATGTGCCGGCGCTGGACAAGAAATACAAGCACGACATCGACGTTGTGGTCGACCGCATTGTCGTCCGGCCCGACATGGCCGCACGTCTTGCGGACAGCTTTGAAACCTCGTTGCGGCTTGCAGACGGTCTTGCGGTCGCAGAGTTCGCCGACAAGCCGCTGCCGCCGGAAGAGACCGCCGCCGGCGGTTCGGCCAACAAGTCGCTGAACGAGACGCATGAGCGTGTGCTGTTCTCGGAGAAATTCGCCTGCCCGGTTTCCGGCTTCACCATTCCGGAAATCGAGCCGCGCCTGTTCTCCTTCAACAATCCCTTTGGTGCCTGCCCGTCCTGTGACGGCTTGGGCTCGCAGCAGAAGATCGATCCGGAGCTGATCGTGCCGGAGCCGGAACGCACGCTGCGCGACGGCGCCATCGCGCCTTGGGCCAAGTCGACCTCGCCCTATTACAATCAGACGCTGGAAGCGCTCGGCAAGCATTACGGCTTCAAGCTCGGCAGCCGCTGGACCGAACTGTCCGACAAGGCCAAGGATGTCATCCTGAACGGCACGGAAGACAAGATCGAGTTCCATTATGCCGATGGTGCCCGCTCCTATACCACGCATAAGAACTTCGAAGGCATCGTGCCGAACCTCGAGCGCCGCTGGAAGGAAACGGATTCCGCCTGGGCGCGCGAAGAGATCGAGCGTTTCATGTCGGCAGCTCCCTGCCCGGCGTGCAACGGCTATCGCCTGAAGCCGGAAGCATTGGCGGTCAAGATCGACAAGCTGCACATCAGCCAGGTGGCGGAGATGTCGATCCGTGTCGCCCGCGACTGGTTCGATGCGCTGCCCGGTACCTTTACCGACAAGCAGAATGAGATTGCCGTCCGCATCCTCAAGGAAATCCGCGATCGACTGCGCTTCCTCAACGATGTGGGGCTTGAGTATCTCAGCCTCTCGCGCAATTCAGGTACGCTGTCCGGCGGCGAGAGCCAGCGCATCCGACTGGCGTCGCAGATTGGTTCCGGACTGACCGGCGTTCTCTATGTGCTCGATGAGCCGTCGATCGGCCTGCATCAGCGCGACAATGCCCGGCTGCTGGAGACGCTGAAACATCTGCGCGATATCGGCAATACCGTGATCGTCGTCGAGCACGATGAGGATGCGATCCTGACGGCCGATGATGTCGTCGATATCGGGCCGGCCGCCGGCGTGCATGGCGGCCAGGTGGTGGCGCATGGCACACCGCAGGATATCATGGCGAACCCGAAGTCACTGACCGGTAAATATCTTTCCGGCGAGCTTGGGGTTCCTGTTCCGGACGAGCGCCGCAAGCCGAAGAAGGGCAAGGAAATCAAGGTTGTCGGCGCACGGGGCAACAACCTCAAGAATGTTACGGCTTCCATCCCGCTTGGCGTCTTCACGGCAGTTACCGGCGTATCCGGCGGCGGCAAATCCACCTTCCTGATTGAAACGCTGTATAAGTCGGCCGCGCGGCGCGTCATGGGTGCGCGCGAAATTCCCGCCGATCACGACCGCATCGACGGCTTCGAGCATATCGACAAGGTCATCGACATCGATCAGTCGCCGATCGGCCGCACGCCGCGTTCGAACCCGGCGACCTATACCGGCGCCTTCACACCGATCCGCGACTGGTTTGCCGGCCTGCCGGAAGCCAAGGCACGCGGCTATCAACCCGGTCGCTTCTCCTTCAACGTCAAGGGCGGCCGCTGCGAGGCGTGCCAGGGCGATGGCGTCATCAAGATCGAGATGCACTTCCTGCCCGACGTCTACGTCACCTGCGACGTCTGCCATGGCAAGCGCTATAACCGCGAGACCCTCGATGTCACCTTCAAGACCAAGTCGATCGCCGACGTGCTCGACATGACGGTCGAGGAAGGCGTCGATTTCTTCGCAGCCGTACCCGCCGTGCGCGACAAGCTGCAGAGTCTCAAGGATGTCGGCCTCGGCTATATCAAGGTGGGACAGCAGGCCAATACGCTTTCGGGTGGCGAGGCGCAGCGCGTCAAGCTAGCCAAGGAACTGTCGAAGCGATCGACGGGCCGCACGCTCTACATTCTCGACGAACCCACAACCGGATTGCACTTCCACGATGTCGCCAAGCTTCTGGAAATGCTGCACGAATTGGTCAACCAGGGCAATTCGGTCGTGGTCATCGAGCACAATCTCGAAGTCATCAAGACGGCCGACTGGATCCTCGATTTCGGTCCCGAAGGCGGCGATGGCGGCGGCGAGATCGTTGCCGTCGGAACGCCGGAGGCGATCGTCAAGGAGAAGCGCTCCTATACCGGGCAATTCCTGAAGGAGTTGCTGGAGCGGCGGCCGATGAAGAAGGTTGCGGCAGCGGAGTGA